A portion of the Drosophila innubila isolate TH190305 chromosome 3L unlocalized genomic scaffold, UK_Dinn_1.0 0_D_3L, whole genome shotgun sequence genome contains these proteins:
- the LOC117788147 gene encoding pupal cuticle protein Edg-78E, producing MNSRRRPNQRLFVKHQLFLLLLTLLLPAGEGRPATPDAAAQTIYYENQPPNASGKYKFEFQTTNGITTKAAGNENGAVGVVQYVSKEGLPVTFTYVADANGYQPTGDFAPTHLSRLLDYIQTHPKVDELKSRRW from the exons atgaattCGCGTCGTCGTCCAAATCAACGCTTGTTTGTCAAG CATCAGCTGTTCCTACTGCTCCTCACGCTGCTCCTGCCCGCTGGTGAAGGTCGTCCTGCAACCCCAGATGCTGCGGCACAGACAATCTACTATGAGAATCAGCCGCCGAATGCTTccggaaaatataaatttgagttTCAGACCACCAATGGAATAACCACAAAGGCGGCGGGCAATGAAAATGGCGCTGTGGGCGTGGTACAGTATGTCTCAAAGGAAGGACTTCCCGTGACCTTTACATATGTGGCTGATGCCAACGGTTATCAACCCACTGGGGATTTTGCACCCACACATTTAAGCCGACTTCTGGATTATATACAAACGCATCCGAAGGTGGATGAGCTAAAATCGCGACGTTGGTAA